A window of the Salvelinus alpinus chromosome 3, SLU_Salpinus.1, whole genome shotgun sequence genome harbors these coding sequences:
- the tbxtb gene encoding LOW QUALITY PROTEIN: T-box transcription factor T (The sequence of the model RefSeq protein was modified relative to this genomic sequence to represent the inferred CDS: inserted 1 base in 1 codon; deleted 1 base in 1 codon; substituted 1 base at 1 genomic stop codon), translating to MFPVLKVDVSGLDPXMYSFLLDFVAADNHRWXYVNGEWVPGGKPEPQAPSCVYIHPDSPNFGARWMKDPVSFSKVKLTNKLNGGGQIILKLLHKYEPRIHIAGVGGLKRMITSHSFPETRFIAVTAYQNEEITGLKIKYNPFAKAFLDAKERTDHKDIMDDSGNQQSSYSQLRGWFIPGPSSSPHTQFGSPLSLSSSHGCDRYSTLRNHRSAPYSTPYTSRTSSSSSSSSSSSSSISSSPHPPPLHLPPPPLPPPPSSS from the exons ATGTTCCCGGTGCTGAAAGTGGATGTTTCTGGGCTGGATC CCATGTACTCGTTCCTGCTGGACTTCGTGGCTGCGGACAACCACCGGTGGTAATACGTTAACGGGGAGTGGGTTCCTGGGGGCAAGCCCGAGCCTCAAGCCCCGAGCTGCGTATACATCCACCCGGACTCGCCAAACTTTGGTGCGCGCTGGATGAAAGATCCGGTCTCATTCAGTAAAGTCAAACTCACCAACAAACTTAATGGAGGAGGCCAG ATCATATTGAAGTTATTGCATAAATATGAACCACGTATCCATATTGCGGGCGTCGGA GGCCTTAAGAGGATGATCACGAGCCACTCCTTCCCGGAGACGCGGTTCATAGCCGTCACAGCCTACCAGAACGAAGAG ATAACCGGTTTGAAAATCAAATACAACCCGTTTGCCAAGGCCTTTCTGGATGCCAAAGAAAG AACAGACCATAAAGACATAATGGATGACAGTGGCAACCAACAGTCAAGCTACTCTCAAT TGAGAGGCTGGTTCATCCCAGGCCCATCTAGTAGCCCTCACACCCAGTTTGGGAGCCCCCTGTCCCTGTCCTCGTCCCACGGCTGTGACCGCTACTCCACTCTGAGAAACCATCGCTCTGCACCCTACAGCACCCCCTACACCAGTCGGA cttcctcctcctcctcatcttcctcctcctcttcctcctccatttcatcttctcctcatccacctccacttcatcttcctcctccaccacttcctcctccaccctcttcaTCTTAA